TATCTTATTCGCATCGCTGCGCAGTCCCTGCAACGCCGCCATCGCGGCCGGGGTGTTGAGATCGTCATCCATCGCCCGGACGAATGATGCCCTGGCCTGCTCGATCGCAGCCGTGAGAGAAGCGCCATCGCCTCCTACCGATTCGCCCGGCTCATTCAACCGGTTGAACAGATCATAGAAGCCGTTCAACGCATTCTTGGCTTCTGTCAATGCCTGGTCCGAAAAATCCAGCGGCCCATGGTAGTGCGTCGAAAGGAGAAAGTATCGAAGAATTTCACCTGTGATGGCTTCCGGCCAGTCCGACTTCTCAAAGATCTCTCGGATCGTGAAAAAGTTCCCCAGAGACTTGGACATCTTCTCTTTGTTGATCTGAACGAACCCATTGTGAACCCAATAGCGCGCAAATTCTTTTCCCGTCGCTCCGCACGATTGCGCGATCTCGTTCTCGTGGTGGGGAAAAATCAAATCCATTCCACCGCCGTGAATATCGAATGTTTCACCGAGGTGTCGGATCGACATGGCGGAACACTCGATATGCCAGCCCGGACGCCCTAGTCCCCAGGAGCTTTCCCATGCCGGCTCGCCCGGCTTACTGCTCTTCCACAGGGCAAAGTCCATGGGATGACGCTTTCGTTCATCCACGTCCACACGAGCGCCGGCTTGCAAGTCATCGAGTCGTCGTTTTGATAGCCTTCCGTATTCCGGATATTTCGAGACTTCAAAATACACGTCCCCATTCACTACGTACGCCAGCCCTTTCCCGATCAATCGTTCTGTCAGCTGAATAATATCGGCAATGTGCTCCGTGGCTTTTGGCTCTTCCGTCGCAGCTCGGATTCCCAGCCTACCCATATCGTCATGGTAGGCCTGAATGAACTTGGCCGTCACAGCACCACAAGAGACGCCCTGTTCATTCGCCCGCTTAATGATCTTGTCGTCCACATCCGTGAAGTTCTTCACGAAGGTCACAGCGTAGCCACTGTATTCCAGGTACCGCCGGAGCACATCGAATACCAACGCGCTACGGGCATGACCGATGTGGCAATAGTCATAGACCGTCACACCGCACACGTACATACGTACTTTCTGCGGTTCAATCGGCTCGAACACTTCTTGCCGGCCAGTCAGCGTATTGAACAGCTTAAGCATGTGTTTACGCTTCCGGACTCGTTCGTCGCCTTGGCCAGTGAGACCAGAGAAAGTACCCAATGGCTGCAGCCAGGACAAGTCCGATGACGATGTCAAATTGATGAAAGTAATCCCGAAGATGTTCCCACTGTTCACCCATACGAAGGCCGATATAGGCCAACAGATAGCACCAGGGCAGCGCCCCTACAAATGTGAAGACAACAAACCGTGGGAAGTTCATCCTCGCAATGCCGGCCGGAAGCGATATGAACGTCCGCACCACCGGAAGCATTCTGCCGAAAAAGACAGCCGCCTCTCCATATTTGGCGAACCAGCGATCGGCAATATCTAAATCGTGTTGCGAGAGCAGGAAATACGCTCCATAGCGCTCCGCAAATGGTCGCCCCCCCCAGACACCAGCATAGTAGGCTACAATCGAACCGAGCACATTGCCGACCGCGCCGGCCAACGTGACCCCGAGCATCGTAAACTGTCCGGTCACGACCAGATAGCCTGAAAACGGCATGATAATTTCACTGGGAAGCGGAATGCAGGCGCTTTCGACGGCCATCGTGAAGAGGATCCCGCCATAGCCGAACCTGGAAATGCAGGCAATGATGAATCGACTCAGCTCGCTGATGATGGTTTCGATCAGTCCTCCCATCACGTCCCTAACCGCCCGGTGCGGCCGATCGCTGCTCGATCGGTTGAAGACTTCTTGACACCCCTGGCAATGATCGGCACCCACTCGCGGAATTGATCCAGCACGCCATGGTGCGTCGTATCCAGCCGGATCGGCGTGATGGAGACAAAGCCTTCTTCGATCGCCTCGTGATCAGCATCTTTGCTGCGACTCCAGGATATCCGCTCGCCGGCAATCCAATAATATTTACGTCCGCGCGGATCGAGCTTCTCGATGATCGGATTATGAAACCGCCTTCGGCTGAGACAGGTAACCCGCACGCCGCTAATTCCGCGTTGCGGGCGATTTGGGATATTCACGTTCACGAGCGTCTCCTCCGGCAGACCCTGACCAAGGACAAGGCGGACCACACGTACCGCATAGGTCGTGCCAACGCCGAAGCGAAATGTCTCCACTCCTTCTTGGGATACCGCCACGGACGGTATTCCAAGGATAGTCCCTTCCATCGCCGCCGACACGGTGCCCGAGTACATCACATCATCGCCGAGGTTGACCCCTTTGTTGATGCCGGACACGACGATCGCGGGCGGTTGTGGCATGACCTTGAGCAGCGCAAGATTCACACAATCCACAGGGGTTCCATTCACGGCATATGTGCGTGGACTCAGTTCATGGACCCGCAACGGCTTGTGTAATGTCACGGCGTGAGCCACTGCCGTGCGCTCCCGATCCGGGGCGACAATCCAGACTTCACCGATCGCAGCAAGCGCCTTCGCCAATGTCGTGATCCCCGGCGAGTGGATACCGTCGTCGTTAGTCACGAGGATACGCATGATCAGCCTTCAGCAGAAAGAGCTGCGCGTGGCAGGTCTTTGGATCAAGACCGAGCCGGTGGATACAGCCGCTCAGTCCTCATCACTGTGGAAATTGGTCGGGGCGGCGGGATTTGAACCCACGACCACTCGCACCCCAAGCGAGTGCGCTACCGGGCTGCGCTACGCCCCGACACGTTCTTAACTCCGTAGGTACCCATCCTGGCAGATGAGCGTGCGACCGTCTTCGGTGAACTGCCCTTTACTCACAATGAATGGGCGTCAATAATCTTGAGAATCACTTGGAGATCGCCCCTCAACTTTTTGGCGACCTCCTGCGGGCGCAGCCGACGTGAAGCAGCCTGGCCACGACGGACCCAATATCGCTTGACGCCCTCAAGGGTATGCCCCTCCTCATAGAGCATGCGCTTGATTTCCAGCACAGTTTCGACATCCCGTTGAATATAGAGGCGTTGGTTCCCTCGACTCTTTTTGGGGTTCAAAAAAGTGAATTGAGATTCCCAGAAACGAAGGACATACGCGGGAAGCTTTGTCAATCGACTCACTTCGCCGATTTTATAGAAAACCTTGCTCCCCAGCCTGGGTTCAGTTCCCATGACCGGCCTCACACTGTTCCTTGCCGTTTGTCGACTGAGCCGAGCTGGTTGTTGACCTGTCTATTTTGTTTACGCAGGAAGATCAAAAATGCCACCCGCAAGGCCGCAGCGAGCGAGCAGCCGCGCTGTGGACTGTCATCACCCGCCCACCCATCGCCTGTGTGAACAGGCGTTTGCTCAGGCTGTACGGTGCGGCTTTGAGCGATACGAGAACGAAGCGGGCGGTTATGTCCAGCATCCTGCTATGAATTGACGTATTTCTTGAATACCTGGCTCGGACGAAACGTCACCACTCGACGGGGGGTAATACCGATTTCTTCTCCAGTTCGAGGATTTCGTCCTTTACGGGCTCCCTTGCTACGGACAACAAAATTTCCAAACCCAGCGATTTTGACCGATTCGCCCTTCTGCAAGACGGACTTCAGCAAATTCAGCACAAACTCAACGATGTCAGCTGCTTCATTTTTTGAGATGCCGACTTGCTTGAAAATTTCGTCACCGATATCCGCCTTTCTCATGCCACCCCCCTACGTGACCACTGCAACCCGCCGCGTTTCAGCCTGACGGGCTCCTCTCGCAATGCGATGAGTTTTGCTTAAGTTACGTGAGGTTATGAGACCTGTCAAGAATTAATTTGGTGAATGTTTGCGAAAATGCTCTAGCCCTTGGCGAGAAGCTTGTATTCAATACTGTCTACGAGTGCCTGCCAGGTCGCTTCGATGATGTTTTCTGAGACCCCCACGGTCCCCCACTTGTCCTTGTGGTCTCCTGATTCGATCAGCACACGCACTTTTGATTCGGTCCCTCGATTGGCGGCCAGCACGCGCACCTTATAGTCAAGCAGCTTTACTTCTCGAAGCTGAGGGTAGAATTTTTCCAATGACTTACGCAGCGCATGGTCAAGTGCATTGACCGGTCCGGCCCCGACAGCCGCCGTATGTTCGATGGCCTCTCCCACCTTGACCATTACCGTCGCCTCAGAAAGAGGAGCTCCATTCTCCTGTTTTTTTTCAATGATGACTCGGAATCCAAGCAATTCAAACGAAGGCTTGTGGCTCCCCATCGCCTTCCGCATCAACAGTTCGAACGATCCTTCTGCACCTTCGAATTGATAGCCCTGGTTTTCACGGTCTTTCAGCGTATGTATCAGCTCGTCGACCTTGGAATGGTTCTTTGGAAGCTTGATTCCGTAAGCTTCGATCTTATCGAGCAGGCCGCTCCGTCCCCCATAATCCGAGATCAGCATCCGCTGTCGATTACCGACTTTGGTCGGATCGACATGCTCATAGGTAGCAGAATTCTTCAACACCGCATGAATATGGACTCCGCCTTTGTGAGCAAACGCAGCATCGCCGACATAGGGCTGATGCTTGTTCGGCATCAGATTTGCCACCTCGGTGACGAAACTCGAAACAGTTTTCAGATGGCTCAAGCGATCGGCCAAGGCAGGCCGCTTCATCTTCAACTCCAAATTGGGAATGATCGAACAAAGATTCGCGTTCCCACATCGCTCGCCGATCCCGTTGATCGTACCCTGCACCTGCACGATGCCGGTCTCGATCGCCATCAGTGAATTGGCCACCGCCATTTCGCAGTCATTATGAGCGTGAATTCCGAGCGGAATCGGGCATTCTCGTCGAACCACTCGGCAAATCTCTCCGATCTCCCACGGCATCGTTCCACCGTTAGTGTCACACAGGATCACTCGCTCAGCTCCGGCCTCTACCGCTTTTCTGATGGTGGTGAGCGCGTACTCGGGATTCGTCTTGTATCCGTCGAAGAAATGTTCCGCATCGTAGAACACCCGGCGTCCCTTCCCGTGAAGGTATGCGATGGAGTCCGCGATCAACTCCAGATTCTTAGCCAGCGAGATCCCGAGGGCATCCGTCACATGAAAGGACCAGGTTTTCCCGAACAGAGTGATCGTCTTCGTTTCGGCCCCGAGCAATGCCTGAAGATTGGGGTCCTTGCGGGCTGCATGGCTGGCTTTTCTGGTAGAGCCGAACGCGATGACCTCGGCATGTTTCAGTGGGATCGTCTTAATAATCCGGAAGAACTCAATGTCTTTCGGATTCGCTCCGGGCCAGCCGCCTTCAATAAAATGAACCCCAAGGCTATCCAACTTTTGGGCAATGAGCACTTTGTCTTCCGCTGAAAAACTGACATCCTCCGCCTGGGCACCATCACGCAGCGTCGTGTCGTAGATTTCCAACGACGCTGCGTGATCGGCAGACAGCTTTCGCTCAAGAACCGGCTGTTGCTCACTCGAAGCGCGGGAAGAGCCGGATGGTGAGGTTCTGCGAGCCATGGGAAGAAAGGGTATCAGGAGCGGGACTCTCCTGTCGAGACGTCAAGGTCCGGCAATTCGCGGCAGCCTGAGTCACTGGCGATCAGCCGAAATTCGTCAAGACGTCCCCCCGTGCTTGTGTGCATGATGGGATTAAAGGGAGCCAAACTTTGAATGTATCCTCGAAACTCTTGATCAGGCAGCCGATCCACCTATCCGTCCCACCCCTCAAATCCATTTTTTCCATAGCATCGACTCACCGGTGATGCAGGCTCCGTCGAGAACGGACATCGACGGTCGCTTGTCACTGTGGATGTTGATCCCCTCCACCGGATCCCCCACTCCCATGACCGCTACCACCCTGCCCGCTGCCTCCCATCATTCCACCTCCCATGCCCCCACGACCCATGCCGCCCATCATCCCTCCCATTCCACCTCCCTGCCGCGTATCGCTCTTCATTTGCTCGTGATGGGCACGGTCCTTTTCTCGTTGATCAGGAGTCAATAGGGCCATGGCGCTGCGCTTACTTTTGATCGCCTCGAATAAACAGGCCCCTTCCGCTTTTTTTAGTTGCTCGACTTTCGCCTGAATCGCATTGAGGTCGGCCTGCTCATCTTCCGCCAGCGCATGGAGTTCAAGTTTTGCCACCTTGACATCGGCTTCCAGCCGAGCTTCGGTTCGTCTGAAATCAAGCTGCAAGGCCTTGAGCTTGCCGATTTGTTCCGGCGTCAGCCCGATCTCCTTGGCATGTTTCAGCAGATGTTTCAGATAGTGCCCGCTATGGTCATCTTGGGCCTCCTGATCATGACCACCGTGCATCATCATTCCCTGGCCTTCGTCCGCAAGGCCCAGGAATGCGACCATCGCGATAATCACCGTCGCTCCCCTTAGCCCAACAATCCGCTTCGTCATAACCATCACCTCTCACGTTAGACAATCGGAGATCCTGTATCCGTGGTGTTAGGGCCTGTTCCTAGGCACCCAACACCCTCCACTCACTCAGATACCGGGATTGAAATCAGCACACCGCCCAGCACGTCGTTGAGCTTATAGTCACGCCTCGTGCTACGGGGGTCGGCGTTATGACAGGTCACACAACTTGGCGAAACGGCTTGGTCTGCGTAAACGGCTTGGAAGGATCGACCGCCGCCCTCCTTGACGAAGCCCTTGTACGGCTGCTCGGGATGAGCCATTACCGCCTCGAGTGCCTTCTGTTCAAACTCGGTTCGCGGGCCGCTCTGCTTGTTGATCGGATTGAGGCTGATCAACCGATAACGCACCTTGCTTCCCGTCAGCTCGGCCAAGCTCGAGGATTCCTGAATGAATTGAGCCGGCAGAGGAAGCGCGTTTTCCAAACGCCATTTCTCCGACGATTTGATCGCGCCCGTCCCCCGCATTCGCTCCACGACGTGGACTGTATAAAATGTCCTGTCGGCTGACAGGACTGAATAGATATAATCCGTCACGGTCGCCAATGGAACGCTCTCGGGCGATTCCTTCCCGGCGTTACCCGCTTCCCAACTGCCAAGCACACAGACCGTGACGCTCAAGGCTCCAACAAGCCATTTCCTTGTTGACATGACACCCTCCCTTCGACCGAACCTCATCCAGCTGGGAGACCGACACAACAAGATGATAAAAAATGGCGAATCCCTCTCCTCTCGCTTGTGGGACGGTGGAAGTTCTTCTCTTGAAGATTATCCCCTGCCCTCGCAGTTCTTTCATCTCAGACGTCACTAGCTCCCACCCTGCTTAAACCCTACCTCCAAGGGTTTCGCCAAGATGTGTAATGTCGTGCTCCATGTGAAGCGGTGCCGGCCCAGTCATGCGCACCCGCGACCCTCGCCCTCAGCCCGCATCGTCTTCGATGGATACTCCAAGTCCGATCCAGGCCCTTAAGAGATCGTGGCGAGTGATTGAGTACGCCACCTT
This region of Nitrospira sp. genomic DNA includes:
- the cysS gene encoding cysteine--tRNA ligase gives rise to the protein MLKLFNTLTGRQEVFEPIEPQKVRMYVCGVTVYDYCHIGHARSALVFDVLRRYLEYSGYAVTFVKNFTDVDDKIIKRANEQGVSCGAVTAKFIQAYHDDMGRLGIRAATEEPKATEHIADIIQLTERLIGKGLAYVVNGDVYFEVSKYPEYGRLSKRRLDDLQAGARVDVDERKRHPMDFALWKSSKPGEPAWESSWGLGRPGWHIECSAMSIRHLGETFDIHGGGMDLIFPHHENEIAQSCGATGKEFARYWVHNGFVQINKEKMSKSLGNFFTIREIFEKSDWPEAITGEILRYFLLSTHYHGPLDFSDQALTEAKNALNGFYDLFNRLNEPGESVGGDGASLTAAIEQARASFVRAMDDDLNTPAAMAALQGLRSDANKILEKGLLTEGRKQARQEFRSIGNVLGLLQLDRWQFNPRQAISYPAREPSAKTTLSFTATMLSEPEIKQKLDDRIEAKRRKDFKRADEIRTELHSQGIIIEDKPDGTTRWKR
- the surE gene encoding 5'/3'-nucleotidase SurE; translation: MRILVTNDDGIHSPGITTLAKALAAIGEVWIVAPDRERTAVAHAVTLHKPLRVHELSPRTYAVNGTPVDCVNLALLKVMPQPPAIVVSGINKGVNLGDDVMYSGTVSAAMEGTILGIPSVAVSQEGVETFRFGVGTTYAVRVVRLVLGQGLPEETLVNVNIPNRPQRGISGVRVTCLSRRRFHNPIIEKLDPRGRKYYWIAGERISWSRSKDADHEAIEEGFVSITPIRLDTTHHGVLDQFREWVPIIARGVKKSSTDRAAIGRTGRLGT
- a CDS encoding DedA family protein, whose protein sequence is MGGLIETIISELSRFIIACISRFGYGGILFTMAVESACIPLPSEIIMPFSGYLVVTGQFTMLGVTLAGAVGNVLGSIVAYYAGVWGGRPFAERYGAYFLLSQHDLDIADRWFAKYGEAAVFFGRMLPVVRTFISLPAGIARMNFPRFVVFTFVGALPWCYLLAYIGLRMGEQWEHLRDYFHQFDIVIGLVLAAAIGYFLWSHWPRRRTSPEA
- a CDS encoding integration host factor subunit alpha; amino-acid sequence: MRKADIGDEIFKQVGISKNEAADIVEFVLNLLKSVLQKGESVKIAGFGNFVVRSKGARKGRNPRTGEEIGITPRRVVTFRPSQVFKKYVNS
- a CDS encoding DUF3365 domain-containing protein, whose amino-acid sequence is MSTRKWLVGALSVTVCVLGSWEAGNAGKESPESVPLATVTDYIYSVLSADRTFYTVHVVERMRGTGAIKSSEKWRLENALPLPAQFIQESSSLAELTGSKVRYRLISLNPINKQSGPRTEFEQKALEAVMAHPEQPYKGFVKEGGGRSFQAVYADQAVSPSCVTCHNADPRSTRRDYKLNDVLGGVLISIPVSE
- a CDS encoding MerR family transcriptional regulator, whose product is MGTEPRLGSKVFYKIGEVSRLTKLPAYVLRFWESQFTFLNPKKSRGNQRLYIQRDVETVLEIKRMLYEEGHTLEGVKRYWVRRGQAASRRLRPQEVAKKLRGDLQVILKIIDAHSL
- the cimA gene encoding citramalate synthase, whose protein sequence is MARRTSPSGSSRASSEQQPVLERKLSADHAASLEIYDTTLRDGAQAEDVSFSAEDKVLIAQKLDSLGVHFIEGGWPGANPKDIEFFRIIKTIPLKHAEVIAFGSTRKASHAARKDPNLQALLGAETKTITLFGKTWSFHVTDALGISLAKNLELIADSIAYLHGKGRRVFYDAEHFFDGYKTNPEYALTTIRKAVEAGAERVILCDTNGGTMPWEIGEICRVVRRECPIPLGIHAHNDCEMAVANSLMAIETGIVQVQGTINGIGERCGNANLCSIIPNLELKMKRPALADRLSHLKTVSSFVTEVANLMPNKHQPYVGDAAFAHKGGVHIHAVLKNSATYEHVDPTKVGNRQRMLISDYGGRSGLLDKIEAYGIKLPKNHSKVDELIHTLKDRENQGYQFEGAEGSFELLMRKAMGSHKPSFELLGFRVIIEKKQENGAPLSEATVMVKVGEAIEHTAAVGAGPVNALDHALRKSLEKFYPQLREVKLLDYKVRVLAANRGTESKVRVLIESGDHKDKWGTVGVSENIIEATWQALVDSIEYKLLAKG